The Solibacillus sp. FSL W7-1436 genome window below encodes:
- a CDS encoding enoyl-CoA hydratase → MEFLSWKVEEGVAIATISRPPANALSQGLIQDVNALLDAVEEDEKVRVIVLHGEGRFFSAGADIKEFTSVQSGEAFTGLAKNGQDVFERIETFSKPVIAAIHGAALGGGLELAMGCHMRFVTASAKLGLPELSLGLIPGFAGTQRLPRYVGVAKAAEMMFTSDPITGTEAVEWGLANRAFSDEELLPETLKIAKKIAKKSPIALKAAIQMLNYSKPSSYYDGVNAEANSFGEVFVSEDAKEGIQAFIEKREPVFTGK, encoded by the coding sequence ATGGAGTTTCTAAGTTGGAAAGTAGAAGAAGGGGTCGCGATAGCTACGATTTCAAGACCACCAGCAAATGCACTTTCACAAGGCTTAATCCAAGATGTGAATGCACTTTTAGACGCTGTTGAAGAAGATGAAAAAGTACGTGTCATCGTCTTGCACGGCGAAGGACGTTTCTTCTCTGCAGGTGCAGATATTAAGGAGTTTACAAGCGTACAGTCAGGAGAAGCATTTACAGGATTGGCGAAAAATGGACAAGATGTTTTCGAGCGTATCGAAACATTCAGTAAACCTGTTATTGCCGCAATCCACGGTGCAGCATTAGGCGGCGGCTTGGAACTTGCGATGGGATGCCATATGCGCTTTGTAACTGCATCGGCTAAATTAGGCTTGCCGGAACTATCGTTAGGCTTAATACCAGGATTTGCAGGTACACAGCGATTACCACGATATGTTGGTGTAGCAAAAGCAGCGGAAATGATGTTTACAAGCGACCCGATTACGGGGACGGAAGCTGTTGAATGGGGATTAGCAAACCGTGCTTTTTCCGATGAAGAGCTGTTGCCTGAAACATTGAAAATCGCTAAAAAAATTGCGAAGAAATCACCAATTGCTCTTAAAGCAGCGATCCAAATGCTGAATTACTCGAAACCGTCTTCTTATTACGATGGTGTAAATGCTGAAGCAAACAGCTTCGGTGAAGTATTTGTTTCTGAAGATGCTAAAGAAGGTATCCAGGCATTTATTGAAAAACGAGAGCCGGTATTTACCGGCAAATAA
- a CDS encoding TetR/AcrR family transcriptional regulator: protein MKRNKPKYMQIVDAAVIAIAENGYHQAQVSKIAKQAGVADGTIYLYFKNKEDILISVFQEKMGIFVENLQAIIKSGETASDKLCKMIENHFRVLSSDLHLATVTQLELRQSNKEIRLKINSILKEYLILLDQILIEGMLNGEFNQTMDVRIARQMVFGTIDEITTTWVMNENRYDLLEQAPKVKQLLLNALKA, encoded by the coding sequence TTGAAACGAAACAAACCCAAATATATGCAAATAGTAGACGCAGCAGTCATTGCTATCGCAGAAAACGGCTATCATCAAGCCCAAGTTTCAAAAATAGCCAAACAAGCTGGGGTTGCCGATGGTACAATCTACTTATATTTCAAAAACAAAGAAGATATTCTAATTTCTGTATTCCAGGAAAAAATGGGGATTTTCGTAGAGAATTTACAGGCTATAATAAAAAGTGGGGAAACTGCATCCGATAAGTTATGTAAAATGATCGAAAATCATTTCCGGGTTCTATCGAGTGATTTACACTTAGCAACTGTAACTCAGCTTGAGTTACGGCAATCGAATAAAGAAATTAGACTGAAAATTAATTCTATTCTAAAAGAATATTTAATTTTACTGGATCAAATTTTAATCGAAGGTATGCTGAATGGTGAATTCAACCAGACGATGGATGTTCGTATTGCGAGACAAATGGTGTTTGGCACTATTGACGAAATTACGACAACTTGGGTAATGAACGAAAATCGATATGATTTATTAGAGCAAGCTCCGAAAGTTAAGCAATTACTGCTAAACGCACTTAAAGCATAA
- a CDS encoding long-chain-fatty-acid--CoA ligase, whose product MTEKVWLASYPKEVPHSIDLPEIPVHQFLTQAYESLPNKVAIHFMGRELTYKELYESALKFANYLRSLGVEKGDRVAIMLPNCPQAVIAYYGTMYAGGVVVQTNPLYTERELQYQMSDSGAKVILVMDILYPRAMKILHETNIENVIVSGIKDYLPFPKNLVYPFIQKKQYGFSVKVEHSGTNHLFTEIMKMAKTDKIEQDFDFENDLALLQYTGGTTGYPKGVMLTHKNLIANTLMCDAWMYKCKKGEETILGILPFFHVYGMTTVLILSVMQQGKMVLLPKFDAEQALKTIDKQKPTLFPGAPTMYIGLLNHPDLTKYDLSSIKACLSGSAALPLEVQEKFEELTGGRLVEGYGLTETSPVTHANPIWDHRINGSIGLPWPNTEAVILRSGETEAMPAGEIGEIAVKGPQVMKGYWNRPEETAMAFSDGWFLTGDLGYMDEKGYFYVVDRKKDMIIAGGFNIYPREVEEVLYEHEAIQECVVAGIPDPYRGETVKAYIVLKEGKSVTDKELNEYCRKNLASYKVPRFYEFRQELPKTAVGKILRRTLIEEEKQKMAQQEAK is encoded by the coding sequence ATGACAGAAAAGGTTTGGTTGGCAAGCTATCCGAAAGAAGTACCACATTCTATTGATTTGCCGGAAATTCCTGTACACCAGTTTTTAACACAAGCATATGAGTCATTGCCCAATAAAGTCGCAATACACTTCATGGGGCGAGAGCTTACGTACAAAGAGCTTTATGAATCAGCTTTGAAGTTTGCGAACTACCTGCGTTCTCTGGGGGTGGAGAAGGGGGATCGGGTAGCAATTATGCTGCCGAACTGTCCGCAAGCGGTCATCGCCTATTATGGGACGATGTATGCAGGTGGAGTTGTCGTACAGACGAATCCGCTTTATACAGAACGGGAACTGCAATATCAGATGTCGGATTCCGGAGCAAAAGTAATTCTAGTGATGGATATTTTATACCCAAGGGCAATGAAGATCTTACATGAGACAAATATTGAAAATGTCATCGTTTCAGGAATTAAAGACTATTTGCCATTCCCGAAAAACTTAGTATATCCGTTCATCCAAAAGAAACAGTACGGTTTTAGTGTAAAGGTTGAACATAGCGGAACAAATCACCTGTTCACAGAAATTATGAAAATGGCCAAAACGGATAAAATCGAGCAGGACTTTGATTTTGAAAATGATTTGGCGTTATTGCAATACACTGGCGGGACGACAGGTTATCCGAAAGGTGTTATGTTAACGCATAAAAACCTGATTGCAAATACATTAATGTGTGATGCATGGATGTATAAATGTAAAAAAGGCGAAGAGACAATTTTAGGCATACTTCCTTTCTTCCATGTATACGGTATGACAACGGTATTAATTTTATCTGTCATGCAGCAAGGAAAGATGGTATTACTTCCGAAATTTGATGCGGAACAGGCATTGAAAACGATTGATAAACAAAAACCAACTTTATTCCCCGGTGCACCAACAATGTATATCGGGTTATTGAATCACCCGGATTTAACAAAATATGACCTATCTTCAATTAAAGCGTGTTTAAGCGGTTCTGCCGCATTGCCGCTGGAAGTTCAGGAAAAGTTTGAAGAATTGACAGGCGGCCGTTTAGTGGAAGGATACGGTTTAACCGAAACTTCTCCAGTTACTCATGCCAACCCAATTTGGGATCATCGTATTAACGGTTCAATCGGGTTGCCATGGCCGAATACAGAAGCGGTTATTTTACGCTCAGGTGAAACAGAAGCAATGCCTGCAGGTGAAATCGGTGAAATAGCGGTTAAAGGGCCACAAGTTATGAAGGGCTACTGGAATCGTCCAGAAGAAACAGCAATGGCATTTTCAGATGGCTGGTTTTTAACGGGTGATTTAGGTTATATGGATGAAAAGGGTTATTTTTATGTTGTTGACCGGAAAAAAGATATGATTATTGCAGGCGGATTTAATATTTACCCGCGTGAAGTAGAAGAAGTACTGTATGAGCATGAGGCAATTCAGGAATGTGTCGTGGCCGGTATACCTGATCCGTATCGCGGAGAAACCGTAAAGGCATATATTGTCCTTAAAGAGGGTAAATCCGTTACAGATAAGGAACTGAACGAGTATTGCCGGAAAAACCTGGCTTCATATAAAGTGCCGCGTTTCTATGAATTCCGCCAAGAGCTGCCGAAAACAGCTGTCGGAAAAATCTTGCGCCGTACACTTATTGAAGAAGAAAAACAGAAAATGGCACAACAAGAAGCAAAATAA
- a CDS encoding DUF350 domain-containing protein has translation MLGSDFWHHPLVETAGYFSVVVLCLFVSMILFEVVTKYKNWDEIKKGNVAVALATGGKIIGVCNIFRYSINQHTSFIEMLGWGLFGFTLLIFAYFLFEFLTPKFNVDEEIAADNRSVGFISFTISLGLSFVIGASIS, from the coding sequence TTGCTAGGATCAGACTTTTGGCACCATCCTCTCGTAGAAACAGCAGGCTATTTTAGTGTGGTAGTCCTTTGCCTATTCGTATCAATGATTTTATTTGAGGTCGTAACAAAGTATAAAAATTGGGATGAAATAAAAAAGGGAAATGTCGCGGTCGCTTTAGCTACTGGAGGAAAAATTATAGGCGTCTGTAATATTTTCAGATATTCGATTAATCAGCATACATCATTTATTGAAATGCTCGGTTGGGGTTTATTCGGTTTTACGTTATTGATTTTTGCTTATTTTCTATTTGAGTTTTTAACGCCGAAATTTAATGTGGATGAGGAGATTGCAGCTGACAACCGTTCAGTTGGATTTATTTCATTTACTATTTCTCTCGGTTTGTCATTTGTTATCGGAGCAAGTATTTCATAG
- a CDS encoding electron transfer flavoprotein subunit beta/FixA family protein encodes MNIFVLVKRTFDTEEKIVVSGGKIQEDGAEFIINPYDEYAIEEAIQKRDALGGKVTVVTIGGEDAEKQLRTALAMGADEAVLINTEDDLDELDQYSSAYILAEYLKDKEADLILAGNVAIDGGSGQVGPRLADLLGINYVTTITSLEIDGTNVKIVRDIEGDAEVLETSLPLLVTAQQGLNEPRYPSLPGIMKAKKKPLAELELDDLDIDEDDVEVKVETVEIYLPPQKAAGRVLEGDLSAQVKELVNLLHNEAKVV; translated from the coding sequence ATGAATATTTTTGTATTAGTAAAACGTACTTTTGACACAGAAGAAAAAATCGTCGTATCCGGCGGTAAAATTCAAGAAGATGGTGCAGAATTCATCATCAACCCATACGATGAGTACGCAATTGAAGAAGCAATTCAAAAGCGCGACGCATTAGGCGGTAAAGTAACAGTTGTGACAATCGGTGGCGAAGATGCAGAAAAGCAGTTACGTACAGCTTTAGCAATGGGTGCCGATGAAGCGGTATTGATTAATACAGAAGATGATTTAGATGAGCTTGACCAATATTCTTCAGCTTATATTTTAGCGGAATATTTAAAAGACAAAGAAGCAGATTTAATTTTAGCAGGAAATGTAGCGATCGATGGTGGTTCAGGACAAGTAGGCCCACGCTTAGCAGACCTGCTTGGCATCAACTACGTAACAACAATTACTTCATTGGAAATCGACGGCACAAACGTTAAGATTGTGCGTGATATCGAAGGGGACGCTGAAGTATTGGAAACATCATTACCATTATTAGTTACAGCTCAACAAGGTTTAAACGAGCCACGTTACCCATCTTTACCAGGTATTATGAAGGCGAAGAAGAAACCGCTTGCAGAACTGGAATTGGATGATTTGGATATCGATGAAGACGATGTTGAAGTAAAAGTAGAAACAGTTGAAATTTACTTGCCGCCACAAAAAGCGGCTGGCCGTGTATTGGAAGGCGATCTTTCTGCACAGGTAAAAGAATTAGTAAACTTACTTCATAACGAAGCAAAAGTAGTCTAA